Genomic segment of Nostoc sp. TCL240-02:
AGAGGTAACTGTAACTCTGACCAAGCTGGTTGACTAGTAAATTGGAAGATCGGTGGTGCCAACCTCAAAAGAATCAAAAATGCGTAGGCGATCGCACTACCAAAGGCAGCGAATACAGCGTACACTACATGATGGCTGCGAAGACCTAAGCTCAAGGTGAGTAGGCAAGCTGCTACTAAAATCACTGCTACTAAGCCCTCGCCACTGTCTTTTGGTGTGATTAATTGCAAAATGAACCAGCCGAAGCCATAGCTAATCATGCCCATCAGCGATGCTACTAAAAAGCGCCGCCGTTGACCAAAACACCCGGATACTGTCAGTCCCCAAGCGGTTCCCCAGCCTGCGGCGATGAATACCAAAATATCTGCCCCGAAGACGGGTTGAGTATTTGGGACTAATTGGTTTAGCTGACTCGAAATAAATTCCACAACCCAACGCCCCAAGTTGGTGTGATATGCCAAAATAAAACCAGCGATCGCACCAAAACAAGCACCAACATAAGCCAAAATCATCGCCCAAATGGTCGCCAAACAAGCTTGGAAAATTTTGATGATTGTCTGAGCGATAAAAATTACGGTTTTAGTAACAGCTTGGCTAAAGTTCGCTAAAACTTGTTCAATAGCTTGGATTAGCAGTGTAAATCTCTGGGAAACTTGGGTTGAAGCTTGCTTAAGCTGATCTCGCAGTTGGGCAAATAATCCCGGTGGCGGTAATGGTTGAGAAATCTTCGCCAACCGTTTTTGAATCATAGCTGCATTTGCTGGACGCGATCGCACATCCTCTTGCACCATCTCATCTAGTAAATCTGCTAGTTGGGGGTTGACATTCACCGCAATGCGCCAGCGCAATTTCCCAGTTTGTTGATCTTCCAATTCTAGTGGGTATTTGCCTGTTAGCAGTTCAATTACCGTTCGACCAAGGGCATAAAAATCGGCACTTGGCCCGACAATACTTCCACTCACTTGTTCTGGTGGACTGTAGCCAGAAGAAAATAATCGGGTGGAACTAGACTGAGAACGCAGCTTAGAGGGGCTAAATTGCTTTGCCCCACCAAAATCAATTAGTACCAGGCGATCGCCTTCTATTTGTCCTTGAGGTAGGCTGACAGTGGGCGAAGATGTGCCCAGCATTAAATTAGAAGGTTTAATATCCCGATGAATAATCTGACGTTTATGTAATTCTTGTAAAATCTCTACAGTTTGGGCAAACCAGTTGACAACCAACTTCTCTGGACACCCTTGGGGAAACTTTTTTAATATCTCCTCTAAAGTCCGTCCATTGATTTTTTCCATTACTAGACAAGGTAGTTGGTGCGGCTTGGGGTTAAACAGTTGTACCTGAAAATACCCTTCAGCATCGACTGCGGGGACACCTGGATGCTGCAAACTAGATAAAACTGCCGCTTCTTGGGTAAATAATTCCAGTGCTTTTGGTGACTCTTCTACCAACACTTTCAGCACTTTCTCGGTTTGAGTTTTTTCATCCCAAACCGTGTAAATTTGAGCAAATCCTCCCGAACCTAATGGCTGAAGTGGAACATAGCGGTCTAACAACTCTAGCGGTGCGCCACAGCTGTTGCAGAATTTGTTTCCCCAAGGTTGGGGATAAGGACGTTGACAATCAGGATTTATGCAGTGAACCGCACTCTGAGTGATGTGGGACACAACCGCTACAATACAAAGGCTGACTTGATTTTAACGTTTCTTGAGGTTTCCTGATTTTTAAATAGCTAAAAGGAAAACCCTCATAGAATCTATGAAGGTTTTCTTTTATAGCTATGTCAGCCCTTAATTACGAAAACTTCTCTTACTCTGTCTGTGCTTGGCGACTTCTTTGCGCTTGCGTTTTTCTAAGGGTGTTTCAAAATGACGATGCTTTCTCATATCTGGAAAAATTCCAGCCTTGGAAACTTCTCGCTTAAATCGTCGTAAGGCTGATTCAATGTGTTCATTGTCACCGACAATTACTTGGGTCATTATTTCTCCTACTAAGTTGACTTAATCAGGCGGGAACATTACAAAAAAAAGACAGACTGTTGTTTGTCTGACCTTAAGACTATTGGTAAATTTTTTTGTTTCCAAAGTTTAGTAGCGTCCGCCGCGTCCGCCGCCGCCACCGTATCCTCCTCGGTTTCCACCAAAGGAACCTCTATCACCTCTATCTTCCTTGGGTTTAGCCTTATTTACTTTTAGGTCACGACCCATCCACTCAGCACCATCGAGAGCTTCAATGGCAGCTGTTTCTTCCGCTTCAGTTCCCATTTCCACAAAAGCAAAGCCTCGCGGACGACCTGTTTCACGGTCAGTAGGTACTTGAACTCGCTTTACAGTACCATATTCTGCAAAAATACCACTTAAATCTTCTTGTGTAACGTCATAAGAGAGGTTACCTACGTAAATTGACATCGATTCGCTCCAAAATCATCACTGTGTAGAGATTTTAATTTCTCTGAGAAGTCTGTAAATACTAAAAGGAAAAGCCTTTCAATACTAAAATCAAAGACGTCACTGAATTAACTCTCCTAAATCTAGGATGACATAGGAGCCATCTCTCTGCATCAAGTAGATAGTTAACCAGTGATACGATCGCATTTACGCGATCGTCTGCCCCAGCTACCCTAAGTACGGCCCAACACAAAAAAGGGTTGGAAATGGAAGAAGATCAATTCTGTAGGGTGATAAAGGAAATCAGACATACAGGGGCACATCTTTAGAATATCCGAATTGAATGTTTGACTGCATTAACCATGAAGCATTACTTCAAAATTTTAATACGAAAGCCAAAGTCAGGCAACAAGTTTGAAGGAGGTAGGGGGCAGGAGAGGCAGGGGGAGAGAAATAAATAAGTATATTCAAGGCTATAAGAATCATAAAAATTACTAGAAATTTCTCTTTACTCTTCCTGCTCAAGAAAGCTCTTTTCACGATGAGCTCACTTTTTCGCATCGCTTTCAGCATAGCTTTGGCAGTATGGGGTTCTTCGGGTTTAATAGACCTCTTGCAAAAATATTTTATGGTATGATGTTGGATTTTGTCGCTTGAATCAATACTACTTATGCGATATGAGCAAACAAAAAAGTTATCGAATCGGCAGTTCAAACGTTTGGTCGGGGTGCAACGACGTACTTTCGATGAGATGGTTAAGGTGTTAGAACATACAACCAGTTTTAAGCAAACACGAGGTTATCCGAACAAGCTAGGCTTGGAAGACCAAGCTTTGGTTTGCCTACAGTATTGGAGAGAATA
This window contains:
- a CDS encoding serine/threonine-protein kinase; protein product: MSHITQSAVHCINPDCQRPYPQPWGNKFCNSCGAPLELLDRYVPLQPLGSGGFAQIYTVWDEKTQTEKVLKVLVEESPKALELFTQEAAVLSSLQHPGVPAVDAEGYFQVQLFNPKPHQLPCLVMEKINGRTLEEILKKFPQGCPEKLVVNWFAQTVEILQELHKRQIIHRDIKPSNLMLGTSSPTVSLPQGQIEGDRLVLIDFGGAKQFSPSKLRSQSSSTRLFSSGYSPPEQVSGSIVGPSADFYALGRTVIELLTGKYPLELEDQQTGKLRWRIAVNVNPQLADLLDEMVQEDVRSRPANAAMIQKRLAKISQPLPPPGLFAQLRDQLKQASTQVSQRFTLLIQAIEQVLANFSQAVTKTVIFIAQTIIKIFQACLATIWAMILAYVGACFGAIAGFILAYHTNLGRWVVEFISSQLNQLVPNTQPVFGADILVFIAAGWGTAWGLTVSGCFGQRRRFLVASLMGMISYGFGWFILQLITPKDSGEGLVAVILVAACLLTLSLGLRSHHVVYAVFAAFGSAIAYAFLILLRLAPPIFQFTSQPAWSELQLPLIFFGSVGFFISFWLAVSYYLIVPGLRFLGWR
- the rpsU gene encoding 30S ribosomal protein S21 codes for the protein MTQVIVGDNEHIESALRRFKREVSKAGIFPDMRKHRHFETPLEKRKRKEVAKHRQSKRSFRN
- a CDS encoding RNA-binding protein codes for the protein MSIYVGNLSYDVTQEDLSGIFAEYGTVKRVQVPTDRETGRPRGFAFVEMGTEAEETAAIEALDGAEWMGRDLKVNKAKPKEDRGDRGSFGGNRGGYGGGGGRGGRY